The window TAAAGGCCTGTGTGTCACCACCATCCACGCTCAACAGATCGCATCACGATCTGAACTGATGGAGCCAAGACCATGTGTTCAGTCTGGATTCTCCTCACTCAAATTAACCTCAAGATGTGATTCTCATCTGTTTATTCTTCTGACTCTTGTTCTTTCCCAGGATCTCTGGCATCGTGGCttgcagttttgttttggtttggttttttaaataaatgttccttTGATAGTGCAAAGCTTCTCAGCTTCAGGTTCCAAAACacatcagaaattaaaattacatatatcagAATTACTaactaaaaaatgtattaaatcattACAACTATACAACTTACTGAATAGAAAGGGGTAAGCCACTCTGAAATGTTGAAATACCAAGTATTACACAGACATAGCACATATTCATGGATCCATCACGattcaacaaaattcaaagaATTATTCTTTCCGAATATACAGTCAATGATTTTCACTGAAGATAAGCATACTGTCTATCTTCTATGGTACCCCCATAATTTGTTCCTAAATACATTGTATTCATTTACAACAGTTTGCATTTGTTCATGTGCAATTTTTCATAGGCAAAAGGGACTAGAAAAGCAGGGCTAGAATTACAACTTttagcaaaaaaggaaaaagctccTTAGCCCAACCACACAACCAATAGTGAGAGATCATTCAGCTCTACCTTAAGAATTTCATAAATGAGCACTGTCCAGGGGCTCATCTGACAGCAAGCTGGCTACCTCCATGACTGGCCTCGCTCCTATTAAAGCACTGCCAGAACTGCCCCATGGTTGGCTTTGTGGGTGTCTGCTACTCATGGGGACAGCCTCCAGCCATGCTGTACTGTCCGTCTGGATTATCCAGGTTGGCTCCCCAGATATCgactgatgtttatttattaaagttcttATAAAGTTACACAGGCCTTAAAACCCTATTTGTCCTATAAACCCTGTCATAGTGTGCAATTTTACAGAATGTGAAGGTTTTTTTAGGAAGATATTTATCACATTGGAACTGAAATGTTTATGTCCAAGAACTTCATTTACTTGACTCAGATCTTCCGTATCAGTAATGAAGAATGATGAACCATGACAACAAAATAAGGATTAATGAAGAAGGCATGTTTTAACAAGTTGCTGTTAATATAACACTAGatgagaaagaaatttgaaatattttttatcaataaagaTGCCATTCTTGAAACGCTACTCACAGGGACTTGTGATTTTTCTCTAATAATTTGATGTTCAGATGTTCCCTGAAGGACCAATTACATGAGGAGCTCATTACAAATGAAAGGACTGATGAAAATATTAGAAACCACAGtccaaaaggaaaatatcataGTAATACACTAGATTAAAACCATGAGTGATGTTTCATGCAAGAACTTTTTCTTCCAGTCATTAACAATACTCTCTGTGATACAAAGTGAACTGTGAaagattcacattttaaataagaaaatccttgaagaggggtgcctgcgtggctcagtccattaagcttctgactcttcatttcagctcaggtcatggcctcagtcatgggatcgagccctgtgtcagccagAGCTGggtatggaggctgcttaagattctctctccctcctctgaccctcccctgcttgtgtgcttgcttgctctctctctctctctctcaaaaaaagaaaatcctttaagAAACCCTATCAAATGGCAATAAACTATAGCTAATGATATGTTCTAtgacaagagaaatgaaattaaatatcctgatgaacaaatgaagacaattattgtttttcaaaatgtcaattaaaagtattaaggggcgcctgggtggcgcagtcagttaagcgtccaacttcagccaggtcacgatctcgcggtccgtgagttcgagccccgcgtcaggctctgggctgatggctcagagcctggagcctgtttccgattctgtgtctccctctctctctgcccctcccctgttcatgctctgtctctctctgtcccaaaaataaacaaacattgaaaaaaaaaaattaaaaaaaaaaaaaaagtattaaaaacagGGGCCATCTGCTGGGAGGGTATCAAACACTTCAGAGTTTCCTTACCTTTGGAACTactttctaacattttattcttgTTGATGTAGACAGATCCCTTAGGGTATCTTTTTTCTGGCAAATGTTGCCTTTCCTGTTCAGTTATTCCGGTTGTTAAGACAAAAGGGCAGTTTTCTTTTTGCAAACTATCAATATCTAAATCAAGTCTCCGTTTAACTTTCTCAAAACTGTTATCCAAAAATTGTTCATTTCCACAGGACACTGTAGGGGTGTCCATCTGCTGTCTGGTATTCTGGTTTTGCATCAGTAAAGGAGATGGGTGTTTTACATCATAAGACTTATTCAGTTCCATCTGTAAATTGCAGGAGTTTTTCTCTAACACATTGGCTGACTTGAGTGCACTCATGGGTCCAAAGTTTTGACTCACTACACACTGACCGGTGGCATACGGCTCATGCGATCTTGGCATCGCAGTACACGTACTATCCATTTTGTGTGGCCCTCTCCCATCACATGTTAAGTGACCTTCCATGACATCAAGTCCATGAATAACCTTATTTTCTAGGTGATTTCCTGAAGACTGACATACCTGATTTGATTTACCTAAAACCACTTCCTGTATGGCTTCAGATGTATTTTTGGTGACATAAACCTTGCTTGAACAAACTCCTAAATCAACTGGTAACTTTGGCACAGTTTcaggtatttgtgttttttcctcaGTATCTTCAACAACTAAGTCTATcgtctgttcttttcctttaggACTTAACTCACAGGCGTTTATTGGGTTATTTATAAGTATATGACATGCTGATGATGGTCTAGAATGCCTTCGATGCATTTTAGGACTCAGGCTTGGCTCTGGAGTAGGTAATTTGGCATATGAACCAGTAAGACTTTTGATAACATTATTTTCGGTAACAAAAGTGGGAATGACTTTAAAATCAGAATCAGGATCTAAAATAGTGTGATGGCCAGTTCGTACAGGTATGTCCACTTTAGAAAAGCTACCTAAAACTGATGTATTCATGCTGCTTGCTTGAGCGGAAGCACCTTGGAGAAGAACATTTGATTTATTAAGGCTTGGTTTGTCAGGAATAACTGAACCACAGTGTTTGCCAGTCAACTGtgccttttcctttccaaagTCAGTCACTTTACCAGCATCATTCTCTTTATCTGAATGACTCTCGTTAACACTCCTCTTTGCACTACTTCTCAGACTGCGTCTAGACTGTTCTCTTTCTATATATTCCTTTGACTTTTTCATCAGGTTCTGAAGACTCATTATGTAGGGATCTGGAGTAACTTCCGAAAGTGATGGATCCGGTTCTTCATGTGTTGGCAAGAGACCATCAGACGTAAGAGTCTCCTGTGGGGTTGCTGAGGGGGTTTTTACAGAGGCTTCGTTTTCCGCAGGGCTAATATCTGAAATATCACACTGCTTCAGAGAATTAAATTCTTCTGAGTCCCTAGCTAAGTCTATCCCATTGAATTTAAATCGGTCCTCATTATTCAGTGGCAAAATTCCAGTTATCTTTTCAGACTTTCCTAAAGTAGAGTGTTCAGTAGGGCTTGGCAAGATATTTGGAAACATAGCAGGGACATTCAGGTTTCTCTCTTCTGAATTAGAGTAAACCGTTTCAGTCTCCCATGGATCAAAATCACCGGCATTAGGTGCTTTTCTAAcctgaaaaaggaaatttaaaaattaatattcccTTATTACACAAAAAAAGcctttgatttgttttctaaaataaaattgaaatagaaaattcagagttctaatatttgaaaacacaaacaaaaactaagataACCTTTTTCTATTGTGTCCTATATCACAGGGAGCACaaattactataaaaaatatCCATTGGTCATTCTGGCCTGtttatttaaagattaaaagaaaaaaaaggagattatcTAATCTGatacaatatgtatgtatgtgtatgggtATACACGTATATTCATATATCCATGTGCAATTTAATCTTGGAATAGAAGGAGTCTCATTAACTTTCTTTTGGTTTACATGTTATTAATGTCACCAGTTGTTCCTCCTATGAAAGCTGTCATCGAAGCATACCAAGGTATGagttaaaatagcaaataaatttcTTACATAGATGACTCCTTCTTTAACAAAGACTAACATATTTTGTAGTAACTAAAACTAAACATTGTAACTAAAATCCTTCTATATGATGAGGCAAATTTGTAGTAAATGAAAGCTCAGCCATGTAGCTTaagttacttagaaataaaattttcaacttaaaatcCAAAACATCAAAGCAAACTTCAATTTGATTAACCGATGGCCATTTTTAAACAGCAACCTGTTAATGAGTTTTGCaacaagcaaaagtaaaaaaaattctgaattaaggggcacctgggtggctcagtcagttaagtgtccaacttgagctcaggtcatgatcttgcagtttgtgagttcaagccccacattgggctctctggtgtcagaTGGGAgccttgctttggatcctctaccttcccctgcccctcccctgctcacacgtactctctctctctctctctcaaaaataaataaacatttaaaatttttttccaggggcacctgggtggctcagttggttaagtgtctgacttcagctcaggtcatgatctcatggttcgtgggtttgagccccgggttgggctctgtgctgacagagcctgcagcctgtttcagattctgtctctggctctcgctccccctcccccacttgtgctctgtctccaaaataaataaacattaaaaaaaaaaaaaatccaaattaagaGAACAATTGATAACACAAGAGATccaacagaaaaaattaaaattacactttCTATCTAAATCATTTGActttgcaaaagaataaaaagtgaactagggggtgcctgggtggcttgtcagTTGGATgcccgactctggatttcagctcaggtcatgatctcacaatttgtgagtttgaaccctgcatcaggttctgcactgaaagtgcaaagcctgcttgggattctctatctctgtccctctctctctatcccttccccatGCACACagctcaccaccccccccccaaaataaataaataaacgttaaaaaaaagaataaaaagtgaaCTAGGATGGTTTTTAAAGATTATACAAGTATATGTTAAGCTGACAGAAATTATCATATTATCAATACAGACTCCAGAATCCtgaatattaaaagatttttaggggcacctgggtagctcagtcggttaagtgtccgacttcagctcaggtcatgatctcatggtctgtgagttcgagccccgcatcaggctctgtgctgacacctgagagcctggagcctgcttcggattctgtgtttccctctctctctgactctcccccgtttatgctctgtgtctctctgtctcaaaaataaataaacattaaaaaaaaattttttttttaagatttttaggtcgttgtgtatgtgttttttccCTAGACCATATGGCACTCCTGTTTTACCTTACAAATCCCAAGACATATAATGGTTTCCAGGTACTATGCAATAAACAGTACAACAGAGTATACTTAGTCACAACCTCaggatcaaaataaaacaaaagtgataCATACTCAGGAACATATTCATAGGTTCAAGTAAAATAAAACGTTTTCTTAAAATACCTCACGTTTCACATTTGTGTATACAGCAACTATGATTTTGTACACTACTAAAATGAGCCTTAAACTTAATATGGACAGTAATTATAATCTGCAAATTAAATTACTACCCACGGAGAAATGAAGGTAGCAGTTGGTGGGAAATAGTCTCAGGTTCATTATACATGTGTCATCTAGTATGAATTATACAGACTGCAAACCTTTAAgattatgaagaaaattttaaatgtagccTGCAGAACAGTGCTATGTATGATAGACATAATTTGTTCAACAtaattcatttgggttttttttagtacGATCCAGACCTTAAATTGTTTATACAAATTTAAATTcagctaaataaaaataattgcaaacgGCATGAATGTATTGTTTAAATGGTTTCTATTTGGATCTAAGATGAATGTAGACAATTCTACTTATCTAATCTAAATTGCATTTGTGTATTTAAGAGGgtaattttcaccaaaaaaaattgggggcagtTATTTACTTTAGCAGAGAATGAGAATAAGGTCATTGAGTCAATAGTCTGATTAGTTCAGAGGTAAACCACAATGGTCGATTCTATCATTTTGTCACTGAGAATTCCATGTTTTTAGAGTCATAAGACACAGACAATAAACAATTATATTCAGGGTAGGGCTCCATTGTCTAAGTACCCTCTGATTCAAGTACTAGGCATCACTAACAAGCAAGTGAGTGTTCTTTGGAGTAACTGAAATGGAATATTACAAACTACAAAGCTTCTCAAacattatagtaaaatatattgGTAACTAACTAGTAAGTGCAaacatatttctgaaaaattatcATCAGTGCTTACCTCATGatttcttaattataatttttaaaagcctacaTTACACACCTGAACATTTTCAAGAATCTCCTGGACACGAGCCAGTAAATCTTTCTTCTTATTTACATGCTTTCTTGTTTCTACATCAAGGGCTTTCTGCTTTTCTTGttgcatttccttccttctctcaatGGTAAGCTGCAAAACatcataaatgtataattatttgtcataaatataaaaatatcataaaatcagAAAGCTTTGAATCAGAATGATTAAAACATGGAACAGATAAAACCACagggaaagaggggcgcctgggtggcgcagtcggttaagcgtccgacttcagccaggttgcggtccgtgagttcgagccccgcgtcaggctatgggctgatggctcagagcctggagcctgtttctgattctgtgtctccctctctctctgcccctcccccgttcatgctttgtctctctctgtcccaaaaataaataaacgttgaaaaaaaaaaaaattaaaaaaagaaaaaaaccacagggAAAGATATCTGAGCAGTAGTGAGGGGTAATGAGGAGGACGGGGCATGGGAGATCTTTCTGTGGGCACAAGGATGTTCTGTGTAGGTGTGAGTTATACAGATGTACGCCATATATGAAAACTCATGGAACATTAGAACTTGAGATCTGTGCATTCTACTGCATGTAAATTATTCTCAActgaataaaaagttaaaaagaaagaaaaaaacctgttcaCTTACCCAATGctctaaaatgagaaataaaataagcccttttgggggctcctgggtaactcagttaagggtctgactcttgattttggctcaggtcatgatctcacaattcatgagatcgagccccacgtcgggctctgtgatgacagtgcagagcctgcttgggattctctctctctctcctctctctcactctctcaaaataaataaatcaacttaaaaaaaaaaaaaaaaccacaataagcAAATGGTATTTTTGAACTCTGACTGGAcccagattagaaaaaaaaaatagtataacagACATTTTGAACACAAATGGAGAAATCTAAATATGAACAGAATATTAGATGCTATTAAAATTATTACTAATCTTCTTAGGATGTGATGATGGTATTGGGGATTTTATGTAGGAGGATatcttatttttagaatatttataccaaaacatttaagagaaaattgTTATACAGCTTCAATTTTCAAATGGctccgcaaaaaaaaaaaaaaaaaaaaaaaaaaaaaaaaaaagcatgtatgtgtatatacacatctacatatatataaaatcacaaacaCCATAAAGCAAAGATGGcaaaagtgttaaaaattattaaatctagATGGTATACATGTGGGGAGTCACTGCACTaccctttctatttttctgtatgtttgaaaatgtcaTTACAAAAAGTTGGCAGAAAATACTGATCTTTTACCTcctgttatataaaaaaaatttttttcatgcaatttctttcaattatattaattttctggTTTGAAATAAAGTCACACACATTTTAAACACATTCAGTCAGTATGAAAGAGTTTACAATGAAAAGTGTGTCTTCCTTCTCATCCTGTATTCCTTTATCATTCCTAAGAAAAAGAATCTTATATAAAAACCCAAATAGTTAACATATTTTGAGTACCTCCTATGATCCAAGTagtgttctaagcattttacatgtattagaTCATTTAATTCTCCAAAGAGTCCTATTAAAGTAGAcactatttggggcgcctgggtggcgaagtcggttaagcgtccgacttcagccaggtcacgatctcgcggtccgtgagttccagccccgcgtcgggctctgggctgatggctcggagcctggagcctgttttcgattctgtgtctccctctctctctgcccctcccccgttcatgctctgtctctctctgtcccaaaaataaataaacgttgaaaaaaaaaatttttttaaagtagacactatttttattctcatttcaaaaataaagaaaatgcgggtggcctgagtggttcagtcagttaagaatctgactcttgatttaggctcaggtcatgatctcatggtttgtgagttcaagtcctacgtGGGGCTCCGCACTAACattgcagagcatgcttgggattatccctctcttctgctctctctgccctcccatgctcatgctctctctttcaaaataactaaataaacagggaaggggagggcagagagggagggagagagggagggagagagggggagagagacagagagaaagagagcaagggagcgagagaaagagagagagggagaaagaaagaaaaaagaagtacaagaaaagaaaatggacctGCAAGTTCACACAGCAGGTAggtggcagagcagggatttAAACCAAGGAcagcaggctccagagccaggCTTGTAAGCACTATTTTACCCTGCTCCAGAGAGCACGATGTGTGCAGTGATTTACAATAGACTGTGGAGATCCTTCCATGCCTGCACATGTAGGTCTATTGTATTCATTTCAATGGCATGTATGAGATTTCTATAAAATGGACCACAGTCTTTAAACTAGTCCACTACTGGACATTTACGTTGTTTGTTAATCTTTTGATATTTCAAACAATGCTACCATAACCTGTACGTATTTCTTCGGACACAAAGAGCAGTATAAGTGTAAGATATTCCCAAAAATGGAATTGCTAAATCAAAGGTTACATATACTTTCAAATTCTGATAAACACTACCAAAATgatctccaaaaaataaaatcagctgaTTCTCTCAGAAAAAATGTAGGATAAGTGCTTTTTCCCCACAACCTAAGGAACGGTAGGTCTTAGCAGATTTTTGCCAATCTAGTAGAGGAAAAAGCGCTaactcttttatatttaattatgaatACGAagcattttttcaatgtttataaccctttctttgcttttctgtaaaCTTACCTTAGTGACTCAgtatagaaaaaaagattatttaaaaatcatagaatGTTTACCAGTGGAGAAAGCACTGCCACTCCATGGAAGCGGATAAGTGAGATGTTTTCAGATGGGACAGGTAGAAAGCTCTCCGTGGACAGTGATGCCTGCTGGACTCTAGCAAGACTATTCTCACAGAACTTCTCATACTCCTCCATCTTCCCACAATTACACTGTCAGAGAGAAAAATGTCACTTGCAATGTGCTGAGAAAAACAGATCTTCATGATTTGGCAAATTTTATAGAGCACTTAAATATTTCTAGCATTTACAATTCCTAGAACTGgcccccagaattttttttttcactgatgaaCAGCGAATTCTTAAGTAGAGGTAAGCACCTCAAGATCCTACCCAGTGAAGCCTTGCTTCCTATATTAAATATTCccaaacatatgtatataaatcaatctttaaatatgatttgtttaggggcgcctgggtggcgcagtcggttgagcgtccgacttcagccaggtcacgatctcgcggtccgtgagttcgagccccgcgtcgggctctgggctgatggctcagagcctggagcctgtttccaattctgtgtctccctctctctctgcccctcccccgttcatgctctgtctctctctgtaccaaaaataaataaaaacgttgaaaaaattaaaaaaaaaaaaatatgatttgtttAGAAAAGTACTAAGAACTCACCAGGGAAAAATTCTTAAAGGAACAAAAGTTCTACACCACTTTACTCACTTCAGATTATAAACTAGAATATTGTATTTTCCTTAGCAGGACTTACCTACACAAGAAAAACTAAATCATACAAAGGcaaaaatgccaaaagaaaaaaaaaagacaaaaaggctATTTACATAAAAGAGgatatttaccttttaaaattcttctgttaTCATGAAGTTCAAAGTCTATTAGTACTTTCACATCTTGAAAATATATCTGGTCTCCACAGTCACCAGACAAATCAGTCACAGGTGGAAACCAGAGTATCTACTGGCTCTCTTAATAATACTATCTTATTGTTGAAAATTCTAAGCACCACCAAACTACTTAAAACAATCAGCTCAGTAATTTCACAACTTCTGGAAAAGTGTGATGATGGCTATGAAAATGCAAGGTAAACAGGAAGGATTAGCCACCACGTTCATTCATTTAGCTAATGTTAAATATTTGATTGCCTGTTTCCATAGCTTTATGTCTGGCATCGTTTCCTTTaagtaagagaaaatgaaaagagacacATCAGACTCATAACCAGCAAGGGTATGAactgtgaaaacagaaaaatacaataatgttCCCTTAGgtgttcattttaaaacaattaaccAAAAAAGGCGGGGGGTGGAAAATTTAATTGACGATATGGGATACGCAGCAATGAAATAAGATAGAATAAGATACTGTCTTAAGCATTAAGGTACTTAAAAATGTAGTACACTAAAATGTCAGGGACACATTATAGCataattagaaatgaagaaaaagcatattATGATTTgattatgaaaaataagatatattgCTAATTTTGACCAGCTGGTAGTCTTCTTATTAATAAAACTTCTTCCTACCATCCCATCAATTCTAATTATTTCTATATTCAACTTATGAAAAGTGTGagtttaatttcaaagaaaattatactGGAGTGTGAATGAGATtatttttcaagcttttattcataaaacaagcaaaagtaaaaaaaaaaacaaaacaaacaacaacaacaaaaaaaccacaacaccTTTCTGCATGACATACCAAGGCCTCATTTTTTAGTCTGGATTTCAACCCCCATTATGTTATCTTAACAACCAAAATATGCAGAAGCTAAAATGTAAGAGAAATTCAAACAACTCCATTTCtactaaaatacttaaaaatattttttaacacaaCCCACGCATTCAGCATTATAGGGCATGTAAATAGATGACTAtacaattataagaaatatttactttctatGTATACACAAGCAAGtatgaaattctattttaaagttcTGGGAAatgtaaagaatgaataaaa is drawn from Leopardus geoffroyi isolate Oge1 chromosome E3, O.geoffroyi_Oge1_pat1.0, whole genome shotgun sequence and contains these coding sequences:
- the CCP110 gene encoding centriolar coiled-coil protein of 110 kDa isoform X2; amino-acid sequence: MEEYEKFCENSLARVQQASLSTESFLPVPSENISLIRFHGVAVLSPLLTIERRKEMQQEKQKALDVETRKHVNKKKDLLARVQEILENVQVRKAPNAGDFDPWETETVYSNSEERNLNVPAMFPNILPSPTEHSTLGKSEKITGILPLNNEDRFKFNGIDLARDSEEFNSLKQCDISDISPAENEASVKTPSATPQETLTSDGLLPTHEEPDPSLSEVTPDPYIMSLQNLMKKSKEYIEREQSRRSLRSSAKRSVNESHSDKENDAGKVTDFGKEKAQLTGKHCGSVIPDKPSLNKSNVLLQGASAQASSMNTSVLGSFSKVDIPVRTGHHTILDPDSDFKVIPTFVTENNVIKSLTGSYAKLPTPEPSLSPKMHRRHSRPSSACHILINNPINACELSPKGKEQTIDLVVEDTEEKTQIPETVPKLPVDLGVCSSKVYVTKNTSEAIQEVVLGKSNQVCQSSGNHLENKVIHGLDVMEGHLTCDGRGPHKMDSTCTAMPRSHEPYATGQCVVSQNFGPMSALKSANVLEKNSCNLQMELNKSYDVKHPSPLLMQNQNTRQQMDTPTVSCGNEQFLDNSFEKVKRRLDLDIDSLQKENCPFVLTTGITEQERQHLPEKRYPKGSVYINKNKMLESSSKGEEILKSKMLAFEEMRKRLEEQHAQQLSLLIAEQEREQERLQKEIEEQEKMLKEKKAAEASELGIHSAVDLEWRKVSDSGLLETMLSQVDSLHTSNSNSSGFTNSALQHSFGSANEAPFYLWGSSTSGFTKLSVTRAFGRAKTKWSQVFSPEVQTKFNKVTAVAKGFLTRRLMQTDKLKQLRQTVKDTMEFIRSFQSEAPLKRGVVSAQDASLQERVLAQLRAALYGIHDIFFVMDAAERMSILHHDREVRKEKMLRQMDRMKSPRVALSAATQKSLDRKKYMKAAEMGMPNKKFLVKQNLSETRVLQPNQGQNAPVHRLLSRQGTPKTSVKGVVQNRQKSSQSRVPNRAPVSGAYAGKTQRKRPNVATI
- the CCP110 gene encoding centriolar coiled-coil protein of 110 kDa isoform X3 encodes the protein MHDKRVLFLPVPSENISLIRFHGVAVLSPLLTIERRKEMQQEKQKALDVETRKHVNKKKDLLARVQEILENVQVRKAPNAGDFDPWETETVYSNSEERNLNVPAMFPNILPSPTEHSTLGKSEKITGILPLNNEDRFKFNGIDLARDSEEFNSLKQCDISDISPAENEASVKTPSATPQETLTSDGLLPTHEEPDPSLSEVTPDPYIMSLQNLMKKSKEYIEREQSRRSLRSSAKRSVNESHSDKENDAGKVTDFGKEKAQLTGKHCGSVIPDKPSLNKSNVLLQGASAQASSMNTSVLGSFSKVDIPVRTGHHTILDPDSDFKVIPTFVTENNVIKSLTGSYAKLPTPEPSLSPKMHRRHSRPSSACHILINNPINACELSPKGKEQTIDLVVEDTEEKTQIPETVPKLPVDLGVCSSKVYVTKNTSEAIQEVVLGKSNQVCQSSGNHLENKVIHGLDVMEGHLTCDGRGPHKMDSTCTAMPRSHEPYATGQCVVSQNFGPMSALKSANVLEKNSCNLQMELNKSYDVKHPSPLLMQNQNTRQQMDTPTVSCGNEQFLDNSFEKVKRRLDLDIDSLQKENCPFVLTTGITEQERQHLPEKRYPKGSVYINKNKMLESSSKEGEEILKSKMLAFEEMRKRLEEQHAQQLSLLIAEQEREQERLQKEIEEQEKMLKEKKAAEASELGIHSAVDLEWRKVSDSGLLETMLSQVDSLHTSNSNSSGFTNSALQHSFGSANEAPFYLWGSSTSGFTKLSVTRAFGRAKTKWSQVFSPEVQTKFNKVTAVAKGFLTRRLMQTDKLKQLRQTVKDTMEFIRSFQSEAPLKRGVVSAQDASLQERVLAQLRAALYGIHDIFFVMDAAERMSILHHDREVRKEKMLRQMDRMKSPRVALSAATQKSLDRKKYMKAAEMGMPNKKFLVKQNLSETRVLQPNQGQNAPVHRLLSRQGTPKTSVKGVVQNRQKSSQSRVPNRAPVSGAYAGKTQRKRPNVATI
- the CCP110 gene encoding centriolar coiled-coil protein of 110 kDa isoform X7, which encodes MEEYEKFCENSLARVQQASLSTESFLPVPSENISLIRFHGVAVLSPLLTIERRKEMQQEKQKALDVETRKHVNKKKDLLARVQEILENVQVRKAPNAGDFDPWETETVYSNSEERNLNVPAMFPNILPSPTEHSTLGKSEKITGILPLNNEDRFKFNGIDLARDSEEFNSLKQCDISDISPAENEASVKTPSATPQETLTSDGLLPTHEEPDPSLSEVTPDPYIMSLQNLMKKSKEYIEREQSRRSLRSSAKRSVNESHSDKENDAGKVTDFGKEKAQLTGKHCGSVIPDKPSLNKSNVLLQGASAQASSMNTSVLGSFSKVDIPVRTGHHTILDPDSDFKVIPTFVTENNVIKSLTGSYAKLPTPEPSLSPKMHRRHSRPSSACHILINNPINACELSPKGKEQTIDLVVEDTEEKTQIPETVPKLPVDLGVCSSKVYVTKNTSEAIQEVVLGKSNQVCQSSGNHLENKVIHGLDVMEGHLTCDGRGPHKMDSTCTAMPRSHEPYATGQCVVSQNFGPMSALKSANVLEKNSCNLQMELNKSYDVKHPSPLLMQNQNTRQQMDTPTVSCGNEQFLDNSFEKVKRRLDLDIDSLQKENCPFVLTTGITEQERQHLPEKRYPKGSVYINKNKMLESSSKEGEEILKSKMLAFEEMRKRLEEQHAQQLSLLIAEQEREQERLQKEIEEQEKMLKEKKAAEASELGIHSAVDLEWRKVSDSGLLETMLSQVDSLHTSNSNSSGFTNSALQHSFGSANEAPFYLWGSSTSGFTKLSVTRAFGRAKTKWSQVFSPEVQTKFNKVTAVAKGFLTRRLMQTDKLKQLRQTVKDTMEFIRSFQSEAPLKRGVVSAQDASLQERVLAQLRAALYGIHDIFFVMDAAERMSILHHDREVRKEKMLRQMDRMKSPRVALSAATQKSLDRKKYMKVLQPNQGQNAPVHRLLSRQGSICRKNPKKAAKCCDNLRRQHSLG
- the CCP110 gene encoding centriolar coiled-coil protein of 110 kDa isoform X5 → MEEYEKFCENSLARVQQASLSTESFLPVPSENISLIRFHGVAVLSPLLTIERRKEMQQEKQKALDVETRKHVNKKKDLLARVQEILENVQVRKAPNAGDFDPWETETVYSNSEERNLNVPAMFPNILPSPTEHSTLGKSEKITGILPLNNEDRFKFNGIDLARDSEEFNSLKQCDISDISPAENEASVKTPSATPQETLTSDGLLPTHEEPDPSLSEVTPDPYIMSLQNLMKKSKEYIEREQSRRSLRSSAKRSVNESHSDKENDAGKVTDFGKEKAQLTGKHCGSVIPDKPSLNKSNVLLQGASAQASSMNTSVLGSFSKVDIPVRTGHHTILDPDSDFKVIPTFVTENNVIKSLTGSYAKLPTPEPSLSPKMHRRHSRPSSACHILINNPINACELSPKGKEQTIDLVVEDTEEKTQIPETVPKLPVDLGVCSSKVYVTKNTSEAIQEVVLGKSNQVCQSSGNHLENKVIHGLDVMEGHLTCDGRGPHKMDSTCTAMPRSHEPYATGQCVVSQNFGPMSALKSANVLEKNSCNLQMELNKSYDVKHPSPLLMQNQNTRQQMDTPTVSCGNEQFLDNSFEKVKRRLDLDIDSLQKENCPFVLTTGITEQERQHLPEKRYPKGSVYINKNKMLESSSKEGEEILKSKMLAFEEMRKRLEEQHAQQLSLLIAEQEREQERLQKEIEEQEKMLKEKKAAEASELGIHSAVDLEWRKVSDSGLLETMLSQVDSLHTSNSNSSGFTNSALQHSFGSANEAPFYLWGSSTSGFTKLSVTRAFGRAKTKWSQVFSPEVQTKFNKVTAVAKGFLTRRLMQTDKLKQLRQTVKDTMEFIRSFQSEAPLKRGVVSAQDASLQERVLAQLRAALYGIHDIFFVMDAAERMSILHHDREVRKEKMLRQMDRMKSPRVALSAATQKSLDRKKYMKVLQPNQGQNAPVHRLLSRQGTPKTSVKGVVQNRQKSSQSRVPNRAPVSGAYAGKTQRKRPNVATI